ATTGTATTTGATATTGAGGATAACGGACAGATAAAGCTGATGCACTTTTCGGCGCTCCCGTTCAATGAAAACGATATATGGGACGAGATGTACGAAAAGGATCATCTCGGCTGTTTTGACATAGCACAGGTCGAAATAGCGGGACTTGACCGTCCGTGTGAACGTCACGGCACGAAGTACATAGTAACGGCACCGGGCTACAGACTCAAGTACAAGGATTTTTCGGATACCCGTGACAATATCGGCAGACTTATAAAGGTAACGCAGTATGACGAGCCGACAGGTATAGAGGTTATCAGCACGTTCCGTTTCTATGATGGCATAAGCATAGTGCGCACCTATACGGAAGTCAGAAATACGTCTGCGACCGAAACATACACGCTGACCTATGTTTCATCGTTCAACTATCTCGGTTTTGAAAAAGAGGGCATTCTTCCCCGTGATGATAAGTTTATTATAAAGATACCGCATAATTCGTGGCAGAAGGAAATGCTGTGGCAGGACTACACCTTTGAACAGCTCGGTATGCCGCAGTCGCAGAAAGACGGCTGGGAGCACTGCGGCAAGGCGATAAATGTAACGAATGTAGGTAACTGGTCAACAAACGAATATCTCCCTATGGGATATATTCAGAATACCGAAACAGGAAACGGGCTTTTCTGGCAGATAGAGCATAACGGCTCGTGGCACTGGGAGATAAGCGACCAGAGAGGACATTTTTACATTGCGCTCAGCGGACCTAACGAACAGCAATCTCACTGGTTCAAGAACCTTGCTCCCGGGGAGAGCTTTACGTCCGTTCCTGTCGCAGTCGGCGTATGCCTTGACTTTGACGAGGGTATGGGCGAGCTTACAAGATACCGCCGTGCGATACGCAGAAAGAATGCCGATAACGAAAAGCTGGCGGTTATTTTCAACGACTATATGAACTGCCTTTGGGGCGACCCTACCGAAGAAAAGGAAATGCCGCTTATAAAAGCCGCCGCAGAGGCAGGATGCGAGTATTACTGCATTGATTGCGGCTGGTATGCGGATGGTTTCTGGTGGGACAGCGTGGGCGAGTGGCAGGAGAACCGCCGCCGCTTCCCGAACGGTCTTAAGAAGGTGACCGATGAGATAAGGAAATACGGTATGATACCGGGCGTATGGCTTGAGATAGAAGTTATGGGCATAAACTGCGAAATGGCAAAGAAAGTGCCTGACGAATGGTTCTTTATGCGGCACGGCAAGCGTGTATACGA
This window of the [Eubacterium] siraeum genome carries:
- a CDS encoding alpha-galactosidase, which encodes MKRININENKINIVFDIEDNGQIKLMHFSALPFNENDIWDEMYEKDHLGCFDIAQVEIAGLDRPCERHGTKYIVTAPGYRLKYKDFSDTRDNIGRLIKVTQYDEPTGIEVISTFRFYDGISIVRTYTEVRNTSATETYTLTYVSSFNYLGFEKEGILPRDDKFIIKIPHNSWQKEMLWQDYTFEQLGMPQSQKDGWEHCGKAINVTNVGNWSTNEYLPMGYIQNTETGNGLFWQIEHNGSWHWEISDQRGHFYIALSGPNEQQSHWFKNLAPGESFTSVPVAVGVCLDFDEGMGELTRYRRAIRRKNADNEKLAVIFNDYMNCLWGDPTEEKEMPLIKAAAEAGCEYYCIDCGWYADGFWWDSVGEWQENRRRFPNGLKKVTDEIRKYGMIPGVWLEIEVMGINCEMAKKVPDEWFFMRHGKRVYDRSRYQLDFSNPEVSAYANSVIDRLVKDYGVGYIKMDYNIEPGIGTEVNCDSVGEGLMRHEKAYLAWLDGVFARYPELIIENCSSGGMRIDYAMLSRYSIQSTSDQDDYRRYATIAANAPTGLCPEQSAIWSYPLTDGDREEVVFNMVNAMTQRIHQSGHLANLSPERMSLVKEALECYKSIRDDIKKSIPFWPLGLSHIGDEWVTLGLKAGNKAYLAVWRRQGSNECCNIPIRYATENAKVSCIYPSFDEGGHKFNPLSRSLSVKLPECFTARLFEIEL